The following proteins are co-located in the Doryrhamphus excisus isolate RoL2022-K1 chromosome 3, RoL_Dexc_1.0, whole genome shotgun sequence genome:
- the LOC131125355 gene encoding ras-related protein Rap-2b-like gives MREYKVVVLGSGGVGKSALTVQFVTGSFIEKYDPTIEDFYRKEIEVDSSPSVLEILDTAGTEQFASMRDLYIKNGQGFILVYSLVNQQSFQDIKPMRDQIIRVKRYERVPMILVGNKVDLEAEREVSSGEGKALAQEWTCPFMETSAKNKGSVDELFAEIVRQMNYSTVPAGGDKCCSCVLL, from the coding sequence ATGAGGGAGTACAAAGTGGTTGTTCTGGGCTCGGGTGGAGTCGGTAAATCCGCCCTGACTGTACAATTCGTGACGGGCTCCTTCATCGAGAAGTACGACCCCACCATCGAGGACTTCTACCGGAAAGAGATCGAAGTCGACTCGTCCCCGTCAGTCTTGGAGATCCTGGACACAGCAGGGACTGAGCAGTTCGCTTCCATGCGAGATCTGTACATCAAAAACGGACAGGGCTTTATTCTGGTCTACAGTTTGGTCAACCAGCAGAGTTTCCAGGATATCAAGCCCATGAGAGACCAGATCATCCGAGTGAAGAGGTACGAGAGGGTGCCCATGATCCTGGTGGGCAACAAGGTGGACCTGGAGGCTGAAAGAGAGGTGTCATCCGGGGAAGGCAAGGCTCTGGCCCAGGAGTGGACCTGCCCCTTTATGGAGACTTCAGCCAAGAATAAAGGTTCTGTGGATGAACTGTTTGCAGAGATAGTCAGACAGATGAACTATTCCACAGTTCCTGCTGGAGGTGACAAGTGTTGCTCTTGTGTCCTGCTCTAA